A section of the Anopheles marshallii chromosome X unlocalized genomic scaffold, idAnoMarsDA_429_01 X_unloc_10, whole genome shotgun sequence genome encodes:
- the LOC128716770 gene encoding uncharacterized protein LOC128716770 encodes MDRALDTSCQEVVELPEQQATTSANPSGRRVSVVEEPPKDGDVSPAILPQDLEVRRRRIELQKKQLKLENARKELEIELREIELEEEISDRSSQVSTYVAKTAAWLQETSRVGTTPLSRHHDDDINNGGSGHPPVTPIATAGAWVTRRAPAPLRYDGGMVDDARGHQPLTPATTRCPPEYDTTWAADQAAAQEREYAQWRRAVEDSIKMHREGRLERHFKQEKNPGPNSTMAPNPGMQVRVSRLTPSQEEARRSIPKDLPVFSGDVGQWGLFYATYQRSTVLCGFSDDENLIRLQKALRGPALESVDHIMLLPDGLAKVMEILCTEYGRPDLIVDDLVEKVRRLPPVRTERLETLAAFGKMVRKMCATIEVSGLQDYDCNVTLLRELVTKLPAERRLEWARYKLKLSRETIREFDKWFSEIAVAASAASKTFEPTTRPETSRPLPVRKAHAHVNVHNTTRKTYCALCHDSCRTLADCARFMEMTVRERRSHIQGRKLCVTCLGTHRGTCFVRTRCGTDGCSETHHKLLHYTEQKPLSRKNTQTTHSLNSHVGNDNNTLFRYVPVVVHGEKTAITTFAFLDEGSSATFVDRRLIDELGIEGTLNPLCLKWTDDTQRDESDSREVQLRISGVHQGAVVFDIRKAHTLRDLSLPAQTLSIGKLVELYPHLKGLPIVPYTNATPRILIGVNDIHLGKPLRCVEGSFNEPIAAKTRLGWTVSGPCYTPASVSTTAYHNFHLCTCNGKSDQKLNMALKEYFSLDSIGVSVSSKLVSKEEERATKLLNTGTRLLEDRYETCLLWKYDDVRLPCSREMALKRHACLKRKCDKNPELARAINNKMHEYAEKGYIQRVPEEEIMERKDRDWYLPIFPVYNPNKPGKLRMVFDAAAQVHGVSLNTFLLTGPDQLVGLVQVLYKFRENRIAITGDIREMFFQVRMNPVDQRSQMIFWDDGSKQNGEPSVYAVSVMTFGAACSPAAAHFVKNLNADRFAEHFPRAAECIKYEHYVDDLLASVETVDEAVALAENVRFVHSKGGFEIRNWLSNAKEVVDKLRWGANNNICIDMSSNQDTEKVLGMWWNTADDTFTFRINPRIDEKLLAGSRLPSRREVLSTLMMIYDPLGLIGHFLMFLKVLLQDLCRSGIHWDKIIEGEAARKWLRWVGLLPELEKLTIGRCYRTLTSANKSNVQLHVFTDASQSGMAAVAYLRFEENGVVECALIGSKTRVAPLKLLSIPRLELQAAVIGARFADHITKTHRLKIDRRMFWTDSRNVVSWIRSDHRRFSTFVAFRVSELFEITNTNEWRWLSTKINVADDGTKWQGDPDLTSSSRWFRGPEFLWEAEEKWPINNNDPGETSEEIRKSVSHHAVVNIIVDFTHFSRWKKLLRTVGYIHRYIGNLQRRVRREEKVGGPLTQEELFAAERSLYIWVQLDGFAADIRRLSSGAKQKHPWKRVIGPDSSLYKLSPEIDERGILRMRGRLNNYTPLGASLGKPIILPRRHPVTDLIIRDFHERYCHQSHSTVVGQLRTRYYIPKVLVEFNRVRRGCQHCKIRNAAPNPPLMGDIPRQRVAVSQRAFTYTGLDYFGPIFVVVGRHSEKRWGALFTCLTTRAVHLEVAHALTTASCILAIRRFIARRGSPREIISDRGTNFVGAAKELKVALKDVDENALKLRFSGPELKWKFNPPAAPHFGGSWERLVQSVKKILSGFDLPRLPTDEILISTLAEVEMMINSRPLTYVPLDEESDCPITPNHLLLGSPDGSKPAVCFDDSPTAIRTSWGAVQVNADIFWKRWIAEYLPTLTRRTKWFHPAPPIKVGDVVLIVDGNLPRNTWPMGRVLEVTRAKDDQVRRARVQTANGILERPATKIAVLDVGTAG; translated from the coding sequence ATGGACAGAGCATTGGACACTAGCTGCCAGGAGGTCGTAGAGCTGCCGGAGCAGCAGGCGACCACATCGGCAAACCCGTCGGGAAGGCGTGTGAGCGTCGTGGAGGAACCACCGAAGGACGGGGATGTGTCACCCGCCATTCTACCCCAGGACCTGGAGGTAAGGAGAAGGCGAATCGAGCTGCAGAAAAAGCAGCTCAAACTAGAAAACGCCCGAAAGGAGCTGGAGATCGAGCTGCGCGAAATCGAGCTCGAAGAGGAAATTTCGGACCGTAGCAGCCAGGTAAGCACGTATGTAGCTAAAACGGCAGCCTGGTTGCAGGAAACGAGCCGCGTCGGAACGACGCCGTTGAGTCGTCACCATGACGACGATATTAATAATGGCGGCTCGGGTCATCCACCGGTGACCCCAATTGCGACCGCGGGTGCGTGGGTAACACGCAGAGCTCCGGCACCGTTGCGGTACGATGGCGGGATGGTGGACGACGCCCGAGGTCATCAACCTTTGACCCCGGCAACAACCCGATGTCCACCGGAGTACGACACGACATGGGCAGCGGACCAAGCAGCGGCGCAAGAACGAGAGTACGCGCAGTGGAGGCGTGCGGTGGAAGACTCCATTAAAATGCACCGCGAAGGGAGGCTTGAACGGCATTTCAAGCAGGAGAAAAATCCGGGGCCGAATTCGACAATGGCGCCGAATCCCGGGATGCAGGTTCGCGTGTCCCGTCTGACGCCAAGTCAAGAGGAAGCGCGGAGGTCAATCCCGAAGGATCTTCCAGTTTTCTCCGGAGACGTAGGGCAGTGGGGACTGTTCTACGCGACGTATCAGCGATCCACTGTTCTCTGTGGGTTTAGTGATGATGAGAACCTGATCCGCCTACAAAAGGCCCTACGGGGGCCAGCACTGGAGTCGGTCGACCACATCATGCTGCTACCGGATGGTCTGGCCAAAGTGATGGAGATCTTGTGCACTGAGTACGGTAGACCAGATCTCATAGTGGACGATCTGGTGGAAAAGGTGAGGAGGCTACCCCCCGTTCGGACCGAACGATTGGAGACGCTAGCCGCGTTTGGAAAAATGGTGCGGAAAATGTGCGCTACGATAGAGGTTTCGGGGCTGCAGGACTACGACTGCAACGTCACGTTACTAAGAGAACTGGTAACGAAGCTTCCCGCCGAGCGCAGGTTAGAGTGGGCTCGTTACAAGCTCAAACTGTCGCGGGAAACCATCAGGGAGTTCGACAAGTGGTTTTCAGAGATTGCGGTGGCTGCGAGCGCCGCTTCGAAAACCTTCGAGCCAACGACGCGACCCGAAACATCACGGCCACTACCGGTAAGAAAAGCACACGCGCACGTTAACGTACACAACACTACGCGGAAAACATATTGTGCGCTGTGTCACGATTCCTGCCGCACACTGGCCGATTGTGCACGGTTTATGGAAATGACGGTGCGGGAGAGGCGATCGCACATTCAAGGGCGCAAACTATGTGTCACGTGCTTGGGAACACATAGGGGCACTTGCTTCGTAAGGACTCGATGTGGTACCGACGGTTGTTCGGAAACGCATCACAAACTGTTACATTACACGGAACAAAAACCACTATCACGCAAGAACACACAAACTACTCATTCACTGAACTCTCACGTTGGTAATGACAATAACACACTTTTCCGCTATGTTCCCGTTGTAGTGCACGGAGAGAAGACTGCCATAACAACATTCGCATTTTTAGATGAAGGGTCTTCGGCAACATTTGTGGATCGCAGGCTGATTGACGAATTGGGAATCGAGGGCACGTTGAACCCTTTGTGTTTGAAGTGGACGGACGATACACAGCGCGACGAATCCGATTCGAGGGAAGTTCAGCTGCGGATTTCGGGTGTGCACCAAGGAGCAGTGGTGTTCGACATTCGGAAGGCACACACCTTGCGTGATCTCTCGCTGCCGGCGCAGACGTTATCGATCGGGAAGCTGGTGGAGTTATATCCACATCTGAAGGGACTCCCGATTGTTCCCTACACGAATGCAACACCACGTATCCTGATCGGCGTCAATGATATTCATCTGGGTAAGCCGCTGCGTTGCGTGGAAGGGAGTTTCAACGAGCCGATCGCCGCTAAGACGAGACTCGGGTGGACAGTGTCTGGTCCGTGCTACACACCTGCCTCCGTAAGTACTACGGCGTATCATAATTTCCATTTGTGTACCTGTAATGGGAAAAGCGATCAGAAGCTGAACATGGCGTTAAAGGAATACTTCTCTTTGGATTCGATTGGAGTAAGCGTTTCAAGTAAACTTGTTTCGAAGGAAGAAGAACGTGCGACCAAGTTGCTAAATACCGGAACGCGCCTGTTAGAAGACCGCTACGAAACATGTTTACTATGGAAGTATGATGATGTGCGCCTCCCATGCAGCCGCGAGATGGCTCTTAAACGTCACGCGTGCCTGAAAAGGAAATGTGACAAAAATCCGGAATTAGCGAGGGCGATCAACAATAAGATGCACGAGTATGCAGAGAAAGGGTACATTCAGCGCGTTCCGGAAGAAGAAATTATGGAGAGGAAGGATAGGGACTGGTACTTGCCGATTTTCCCAGTTTACAACCCTAATAAACCCGGGAAGTTGCGTATGGTGTTTGACGCCGCTGCACAAGTGCATGGGGTGAGCTTAAACACATTCCTGCTTACCGGTCCGGACCAACTAGTGGGGCTTGTACAGGTGCTGTACAAATTTCGAGAGAATCGAATTGCCATAACTGGAGACATAcgagaaatgtttttccaggTACGCATGAATCCCGTTGATCAACGAAGCCAGATGATTTTCTGGGACGATGGCAGCAAGCAGAATGGAGAACCTAGCGTATATGCCGTTTCCGTGATGACTTTCGGCGCTGCTTGCTCGCCTGCGGCCGCTCACTTCGTAAAGAATCTCAACGCGGATAGATTTGCTGAACACTTTCCCCGAGCAGCGGAATGTATCAAGTACGAGCATTATGTAGACGACCTGTTGGCGAGTGTCGAAACTGTCGATGAGGCAGTTGCTTTGGCGGAGAACGTGAGGTTCGTGCATTCGAAGGGCGGTTTCGAGATCCGGAATTGGTTGTCTAACGCGAAGGAAGTTGTGGACAAGCTACGGTGGGgagccaacaacaacatatgCATCGACATGAGCTCGAATCAAGACACCGAAAAAGTCTTAGGTATGTGGTGGAATACGGCTGATGATACATTTACCTTTCGTATAAATCCGCGTATCGACGAGAAGCTGTTGGCAGGTAGTAGATTACCATCAAGACGCGAAGTGCTAAGTACGCTTATGATGATCTACGATCCCTTGGGGCTTATTGGCCATTTCCTCATGTTCCTCAAGGTTCTCCTGCAGGATTTATGTAGATCCGGCATACACTGGGACAAAATAATCGAAGGTGAAGCTGCAAGGAAATGGTTAAGATGGGTTGGATTATTGCCGGAATTAGAGAAGCTGACAATCGGGAGGTGTTATCGAACCCTAACGTCAGCGAATAAATCAAACGTGCAACTACATGTTTTCACCGATGCGAGCCAGAGTGGGATGGCCGCGGTTGCTTACCTACGCTTCGAAGAGAATGGTGTTGTGGAGTGCGCCCTGATTGGATCTAAGACGCGGGTTGCTCCACTGAAGCTTCTGTCCATACCACGGCTGGAGCTTCAAGCAGCTGTAATAGGAGCACGTTTTGCGGACCATATCACCAAGACACATCGATTGAAGATCGACAGAAGGATGTTCTGGACGGATTCACGGAACGTTGTGAGCTGGATTAGGTCGGACCATAGGCGGTTTAGCACATTCGTCGCTTTCCGGGTGAGTGAATTGTTCGAAATAACAAACACTAATGAATGGCGATGGCTTTCCACTAAGATCAACGTAGCAGATGACGGAACGAAATGGCAAGGAGATCCCGACCTGACCTCATCCAGCAGATGGTTTCGCGGGCCAGAGTTCCTGTGGGAGGCGGAGGAAAAGTGGCCAATTAATAACAACGATCCTGGTGAAACATCGGAGGAAATACGCAAGAGCGTATCACACCACGCTGTAGTCAACATTATAGTTGATTTCACCCACTTCTCGCGATGGAAGAAGTTGCTGCGAACGGTGGGCTACATTCACCGGTACATTGGGAACCTGCAACGACGAGTTAGGCGAGAAGAGAAAGTTGGAGGGCCGCTGACGCAGGAGGAGCTGTTTGCTGCGGAGCGGTCATTGTACATATGGGTACAGTTGGATGGATTTGCCGCTGACATCAGACGGCTGAGCAGTGGCGCGAAGCAGAAACATCCTTGGAAGAGAGTGATCGGACCAGATAGCTCGCTGTATAAATTATCTCCTGAAATCGACGAAAGAGGTATTTTAAGAATGCGGGGGAGGTTGAATAATTATACACCACTGGGTGCTTCACTGGGGAAGCCTATCATCTTACCTAGGCGACATCCCGTCACGGATCTGATCATCAGGGACTTCCACGAGCGATATTGCCATCAGAGCCATAGTACGGTGGTAGGCCAACTCCGAACACGGTATTACATTCCGAAGGTGCTGGTGGAGTTCAACCGGGTTCGACGTGGTTGCCAGCACTGCAAGATAAGAAATGCTGCACCAAATCCACCCTTAATGGGCGATATTCCCCGACAGAGAGTAGCAGTAAGCCAGCGAGCATTTACATACACTGGGCTGGATTACTTCGGACCAATTTTTGTGGTAGTGGGGCGGCACTCGGAGAAGCGCTGGGGAGCACTGTTCACCTGCCTCACGACGAGAGCAGTGCATTTAGAGGTAGCACACGCACTAACGACTGCTTCGTGTATTTTAGCGATTCGGCGGTTCATCGCAAGAAGAGGTTCCCCTCGGGAAATAATCAGCGACCGAGGCACTAATTTTGTTGGTGCGGCGAAAGAGCTTAAGGTCGCCTTGAAGGATGTAGACGAGAACGCGCTGAAGTTAAGATTCAGCGGTCCGGAGCTGAAGTGGAAGTTCAACCCGCCGGCGGCACCCCATTTCGGCGGAAGCTGGGAACGTCTCGTGCAGTCAGTGAAGAAAATCTTGAGCGGTTTTGATCTACCACGTCTCCCTACGGATGAAATCTTGATATCAACATTGGCTGAAGTGGAGATGATGATCAACTCTAGACCGCTGACCTACGTACCACTCGACGAGGAATCCGACTGCCCAATAACGCCAAATCACCTACTACTGGGAAGCCCCGACGGGAGTAAGCCGGCCGTCTGCTTCGACGATTCGCCGACAGCCATACGGACGTCTTGGGGTGCTGTGCAAGTGAACGCGGATATCTTTTGGAAGCGGTGGATAGCGGAATATTTGCCAACACTCACACGCAGGACAAAATGGTTCCACCCGGCGCCACCGATCAAGGTGGGAGACGTAGTGTTGATTGTGGATGGGAACTTACCTCGGAATACCTGGCCTATGGGACGCGTACTCGAGGTGACCCGCGCCAAGGATGATCAGGTTAGGCGGGCGAGAGTACAAACGGCCAATGGTATTTTGGAAAGACCAGCGACAAAAATTGCGGTTTTGGACGTGGGAACAGCAGGATAA